One Romeriopsis navalis LEGE 11480 genomic region harbors:
- a CDS encoding FIST N-terminal domain-containing protein — translation MFATVGYRQDVLLQTVRQSTAHAPLIGCSSTGVIAQGIADESNFSIVVIVVRSDELTRHYGIEPGVNISSASFGENAQRQL, via the coding sequence ATGTTTGCCACGGTCGGCTATCGCCAAGACGTTCTGCTCCAGACGGTCCGTCAATCCACAGCTCACGCCCCACTGATCGGTTGCTCTAGTACGGGGGTGATTGCTCAAGGAATTGCCGACGAATCAAACTTTAGCATCGTAGTGATAGTCGTGCGATCGGATGAACTCACACGGCATTATGGCATCGAGCCCGGCGTGAACATATCCTCCGCCAGCTTCGGAGAAAATGCCCAACGTCAGCTCTAA
- a CDS encoding DUF4346 domain-containing protein: MLTQAATEAHELDDRLSNRFIELDESGYFLISVDREAVEICADHYSNTINDQGLACDPETGEPLPCNGDLQRQPVTHFRAKTAKQLCIDLFEKGASSVTRLDHAAYLGREFVRAEIALYSGEEYIQD, translated from the coding sequence ATGCTGACTCAAGCTGCGACGGAAGCGCATGAACTCGATGACCGGCTTTCGAATCGCTTTATTGAATTAGATGAATCAGGATATTTCTTGATTTCCGTCGATCGTGAAGCGGTCGAAATTTGCGCTGATCACTATAGCAATACCATTAACGACCAGGGTTTAGCCTGCGACCCGGAAACGGGTGAACCACTACCCTGTAATGGTGATTTGCAGCGTCAGCCAGTCACACACTTTCGGGCGAAAACGGCGAAACAGCTATGTATTGACCTGTTTGAGAAAGGTGCGTCGTCGGTGACACGGCTTGATCATGCGGCTTATCTCGGGCGCGAGTTTGTGCGGGCAGAAATCGCGCTGTATAGCGGTGAAGAATATATTCAGGATTAG
- a CDS encoding DUF1003 domain-containing protein, with the protein MSYQDLLQNVALFQGFRPAELELLAQHAVVHRHPAGELIFQQGDPGTTLYVIVSGQVEIYLLSPAPQSHPIVLQQMTRGDYFGELSLFDNKARSAYARSIEDVELLGITQMHLTDHITRHPRAALVLLEALADRLRMTDDLLTHCAAKNVDAELDKQMNWSDRLADQVATLNGSWAFIVLLLLLTTVWMVVNALPLFGNRHMLDPYPYVFFNLLLAILVALQGPLIVMSQNRKATLDRARAEADYHVNLKNEVNIEILLAEIRHLRRKIDES; encoded by the coding sequence ATGAGTTACCAGGATCTACTACAGAATGTTGCACTATTTCAGGGGTTTCGACCAGCCGAGCTAGAACTGCTCGCGCAACATGCAGTGGTGCATCGCCATCCGGCGGGGGAGTTGATTTTTCAGCAGGGTGATCCGGGAACTACGCTCTATGTGATTGTCAGTGGTCAGGTGGAAATCTATCTTTTGAGTCCAGCGCCACAATCACACCCGATCGTCTTGCAGCAGATGACGCGGGGCGATTATTTTGGCGAGTTGTCATTGTTTGATAATAAAGCTCGGAGTGCCTATGCGCGGTCGATTGAAGATGTGGAATTGTTAGGCATTACCCAGATGCATTTGACTGATCACATTACGCGGCATCCTCGCGCTGCGTTGGTATTGTTAGAAGCATTAGCCGATCGATTGCGGATGACCGATGACCTATTAACTCATTGTGCGGCCAAAAACGTTGACGCTGAACTCGATAAACAGATGAATTGGAGCGATCGGCTCGCGGATCAAGTGGCGACCTTAAACGGGAGCTGGGCCTTCATTGTCTTGCTATTGTTATTAACGACGGTCTGGATGGTGGTGAACGCGCTGCCGTTATTTGGCAATCGTCATATGCTTGATCCCTATCCCTATGTGTTTTTCAATTTGCTGCTGGCAATTTTGGTGGCGTTACAAGGACCGTTAATTGTCATGAGCCAAAACCGGAAAGCGACCCTCGATCGAGCGCGGGCAGAAGCGGACTACCATGTCAATTTGAAAAATGAAGTGAATATTGAAATTCTACTGGCCGAGATTCGTCACTTACGCCGAAAAATCGATGAATCGTGA
- a CDS encoding tetratricopeptide repeat protein, whose translation MMMSEQVNPEELLQHALQLSQMGDYQSAIGHLNKVLEQRPDCLEAWSEKGTALVNLGQLESALNCFEKSLMVHPTSPYLQYHQAWVAHLLGQYKLAFTGFQKTISFQPNYPNAHYSAGLAMYMLGEYEKALPYLAKSVELAPKSVDSWYVHGSILLITGRYEGAVTSFNRTLELRPSHAEALNNRGQSLFRLADYEAALSSFNQALKIDQNDNQVWFFRGLTLKALNQYKEAIGCFRKALELYEDYAAAWYNKGFCHMKIEAYSQALTAFDRAVNLQPAYHEAWYNRGLVLKALGRLEEAIVSYDQALEIRPEDYRAWNNRGGILVNLGQYETALVSYERVLHLRPDDKLAERNRAIVRKKLEAKRAIQTLQNE comes from the coding sequence ATGATGATGTCGGAACAGGTTAATCCCGAAGAGCTTCTCCAACACGCGCTCCAACTCAGCCAAATGGGTGATTATCAAAGCGCGATCGGTCATTTAAATAAAGTCTTAGAACAACGCCCAGACTGCCTCGAAGCCTGGAGCGAGAAAGGCACCGCGCTAGTCAATCTCGGCCAACTGGAATCGGCCCTGAATTGTTTTGAAAAGTCGTTGATGGTACATCCCACATCGCCTTACCTGCAATATCATCAGGCTTGGGTGGCCCATTTACTCGGCCAATACAAATTGGCCTTCACCGGCTTTCAAAAAACCATCAGTTTCCAACCCAATTACCCGAATGCGCACTACAGCGCCGGGCTTGCAATGTATATGCTCGGGGAATACGAAAAAGCCCTGCCCTATCTGGCCAAATCCGTCGAACTCGCGCCAAAATCCGTCGATAGTTGGTACGTGCATGGTTCGATTCTGCTGATCACGGGCCGTTATGAAGGCGCCGTAACGAGCTTTAATCGCACCCTCGAACTCCGCCCCAGCCATGCGGAAGCCCTGAATAATCGCGGTCAGTCCCTGTTTCGTTTAGCCGATTATGAAGCAGCGCTTTCCAGCTTCAATCAAGCGCTGAAAATTGACCAAAATGATAACCAAGTCTGGTTCTTTCGAGGACTGACACTCAAAGCCCTGAATCAGTACAAAGAGGCGATCGGCTGCTTCCGCAAAGCCCTAGAACTCTACGAAGACTACGCTGCCGCTTGGTACAACAAAGGCTTCTGTCATATGAAAATTGAAGCCTATAGTCAAGCACTCACCGCATTTGATCGTGCCGTCAACTTACAACCGGCCTATCATGAAGCCTGGTACAACCGCGGACTCGTACTCAAAGCCCTTGGACGCCTCGAAGAAGCGATCGTCAGCTACGACCAAGCTTTAGAAATTCGCCCAGAAGATTACCGTGCCTGGAACAATCGCGGCGGCATTTTGGTTAATCTCGGCCAATATGAAACCGCGCTTGTCAGCTACGAACGAGTATTACATCTACGCCCAGATGACAAACTCGCTGAGCGCAACCGCGCGATCGTGCGCAAAAAACTGGAAGCCAAACGCGCCATCCAAACCTTGCAAAATGAATAG
- the moeB gene encoding molybdopterin-synthase adenylyltransferase MoeB, with the protein MLNPHLEEIELSKDDVERYSRHLILPEVGVAGQKRLKAASVLCIGTGGLGSPLLLYLAAAGIGRIGIVDFDIVDKSNLQRQVIHGTSWVGKPKIQSAKDRILEINPYCQVDLHETRFTSENALELVRPYDIVVDGTDNFPTRYLVNDACVLLGKPNVYGSIFRFEGQATVFNHQGGWRRPAGWEDLSREAKATARQRGKDWYYDDTALSPNYRDLYPEPPPPGLVPSCAEGGVLGILPGIIGVMQATETVKIILGQGRTLSGRLVVYNALDMTFRELKLQPNPERPVIDKLIDYEEFCGIPQANAAAAEAQSDMKEISVTELKTRLDAAKRDFVLLDVRNPNEVEIAQIPGAVLVPLPEIENGQGIEKVKELVGTQELIVHCKAGGRSAKAIGILSQHGITGTNVIGGITAWSREVDASIPEY; encoded by the coding sequence ATGCTGAATCCCCATCTGGAAGAAATTGAACTTTCAAAGGATGACGTTGAGCGTTATTCCCGTCATCTCATCCTGCCGGAAGTTGGCGTCGCGGGCCAAAAGCGGCTCAAAGCCGCTAGCGTCCTCTGCATCGGCACCGGTGGTTTGGGCTCACCACTCTTGCTTTACCTGGCTGCCGCTGGCATTGGTCGGATTGGGATTGTGGATTTTGACATCGTTGATAAATCGAATTTGCAACGCCAAGTCATCCATGGCACATCCTGGGTCGGCAAACCAAAGATTCAATCCGCCAAAGATCGCATCCTCGAAATCAACCCTTATTGCCAAGTCGATCTGCATGAAACGCGCTTCACATCAGAGAATGCCCTCGAGCTTGTGCGCCCTTACGATATCGTCGTTGATGGAACCGATAATTTTCCCACGCGCTACTTAGTCAACGATGCCTGTGTATTGCTCGGCAAACCCAATGTCTATGGCTCCATCTTCCGCTTTGAAGGTCAAGCAACCGTCTTTAATCACCAAGGTGGCTGGCGCCGGCCCGCGGGCTGGGAGGATTTATCCCGCGAAGCCAAAGCCACCGCACGGCAACGGGGAAAAGACTGGTATTACGATGACACCGCCCTCAGTCCCAATTACCGCGATCTCTATCCCGAGCCACCACCCCCTGGGTTAGTCCCATCCTGCGCTGAAGGTGGTGTCCTCGGCATTTTGCCTGGAATTATTGGGGTCATGCAAGCCACCGAGACCGTTAAAATCATCTTGGGTCAAGGTCGCACATTAAGCGGTCGCCTCGTGGTCTACAATGCCCTCGATATGACCTTCCGAGAGCTCAAGCTCCAACCCAACCCAGAACGTCCCGTGATCGACAAGCTAATCGACTACGAAGAATTCTGTGGTATTCCCCAAGCAAACGCAGCCGCCGCGGAGGCCCAATCCGATATGAAAGAGATTTCTGTCACCGAGTTAAAAACTCGGCTGGATGCAGCGAAACGTGATTTCGTTTTACTTGATGTCCGCAATCCCAACGAAGTCGAAATTGCTCAGATTCCTGGAGCCGTGCTGGTTCCCTTACCGGAGATTGAAAATGGTCAAGGGATCGAAAAAGTGAAGGAACTGGTCGGAACGCAAGAGCTAATTGTGCATTGCAAAGCGGGTGGGCGATCGGCCAAAGCCATCGGCATTCTCAGCCAACACGGCATTACCGGCACCAATGTAATCGGTGGCATCACGGCCTGGAGCCGCGAAGTCGATGCCTCCATCCCTGAATACTAA
- a CDS encoding sensor histidine kinase, with the protein MKAVLSTPSPGEIQDNIAMLYELSLGIGTSLNLQENCEFFVQKLMSRQNLSFVAIYADVALQDLSSQIVNSDKQYSCIYTCPGLPAHELEQVISTEMRQRIQAQGMLSINTQESETTIQSSPIFQSFPGIFSAFSIAQNQIIVVCINQVRQCEYPKWQLSQLHLLLNKFGCSVEACLNHKSLQQATQAKIALEKKLGKAQHLESLGLMASGIAHDLGNILNPLTAYPPILKSAFAEGSREEMMLLQIQAASDKAHAMMRDLLMLSQKSRRYHTAISLAEPVFQYQNSASFISLQSAEPNINCRWQLDSDSQVLADNTMITRIVMNLVTNAFDAIHGRGDVEIFVKDYDIPTPYEGYMTVPAGQYVALVVQDNGEGIPHDALAHIFDPFFSKKTLGRSGSGLGLATVHSIVEGLNGMIDVKTGTKGTSFIVYFPRLLATQTMTTDAKSSQP; encoded by the coding sequence ATGAAAGCAGTGCTCTCCACCCCCAGTCCAGGCGAAATTCAAGACAACATTGCAATGTTGTACGAACTATCCCTAGGGATAGGAACCAGCCTCAATCTTCAAGAAAATTGCGAGTTTTTTGTCCAAAAGCTTATGTCGCGTCAAAACTTAAGTTTTGTGGCGATCTACGCTGATGTCGCTCTCCAGGATTTGTCGAGCCAAATAGTGAACTCAGACAAACAATACAGCTGCATCTATACTTGCCCAGGTTTGCCAGCCCACGAGCTAGAACAGGTTATCTCAACCGAGATGCGACAAAGAATACAAGCTCAAGGCATGTTGAGTATCAATACCCAAGAGTCGGAAACAACGATTCAATCCTCCCCGATTTTTCAATCGTTTCCAGGGATTTTTTCCGCCTTTTCTATCGCTCAGAACCAAATTATTGTTGTTTGTATTAATCAAGTTCGGCAATGTGAATATCCGAAATGGCAACTCAGCCAATTACATTTACTGCTCAATAAATTTGGTTGTTCTGTGGAAGCCTGTCTGAATCATAAGTCATTGCAACAAGCAACTCAGGCCAAAATTGCATTAGAAAAAAAGTTAGGGAAAGCCCAACATTTAGAGTCTTTGGGATTAATGGCCAGTGGCATCGCCCATGATTTGGGGAATATTCTGAATCCTCTTACAGCCTATCCCCCCATATTGAAAAGTGCTTTTGCTGAAGGCTCAAGAGAAGAAATGATGCTGTTGCAAATTCAAGCGGCTTCCGACAAGGCCCATGCAATGATGCGGGATCTTTTGATGCTGTCGCAGAAGTCAAGAAGATATCACACTGCTATTTCACTCGCTGAGCCCGTATTTCAATACCAAAATTCTGCTTCATTTATTTCCCTGCAATCGGCGGAGCCCAATATTAACTGTCGATGGCAGCTAGACAGTGATTCACAAGTTTTGGCCGACAATACGATGATCACTCGGATCGTCATGAACCTCGTGACAAACGCATTTGATGCAATCCATGGTCGAGGAGATGTGGAGATCTTCGTCAAAGATTACGATATCCCTACCCCTTATGAAGGGTACATGACTGTCCCCGCCGGTCAATATGTTGCTTTAGTAGTTCAAGATAACGGCGAAGGCATCCCTCACGATGCTTTAGCCCATATTTTTGATCCTTTTTTCTCCAAGAAAACATTAGGCAGAAGTGGTTCAGGATTGGGACTTGCGACGGTGCACAGCATAGTAGAAGGGTTAAACGGCATGATTGATGTTAAGACCGGCACCAAAGGAACATCCTTTATCGTCTATTTTCCGAGGCTACTTGCCACTCAAACAATGACGACAGATGCCAAATCATCTCAGCCTTAA
- a CDS encoding FIST C-terminal domain-containing protein, whose product MFFESFDIARIINWAVAHHTPSSGLWLFVAEKNQAQLPTLLQALKQANIPCFGGTFMRLIVGHKTVEQGCAVARLDLWRSPFVVHDLHRTDFSLEHLPRREELPENHTLVVLADADALYLADFFTQLYHRFGNRVQYLGGGAGILGAETAQQRQCVFTSEKGMIANAAVLALVAQPCVVGAHHGWERLHGPLLATRSEGKILHELNWQPAFEVYRQVVEAQINQPLHPKDLGSRLSHGFPLGMLQQGAEDIVRLPSTVTEDGGMVCIGGIQANSVVHILHGQPQSVVQAADKTLASCKSQISSPPNCHIVVNCVTRYWFLEDLGAEELATIHRGLTSVESAPMIGALFKGEIASDGRSSLAMLNKSLAIGSFM is encoded by the coding sequence ATGTTTTTTGAATCATTCGATATAGCAAGGATTATTAACTGGGCAGTAGCGCACCACACTCCCAGTAGTGGACTGTGGCTATTTGTGGCGGAGAAAAACCAAGCTCAGCTGCCCACACTTTTACAAGCGCTAAAACAGGCAAATATTCCTTGTTTTGGTGGCACTTTCATGCGCCTCATTGTGGGGCACAAAACCGTTGAACAGGGCTGTGCCGTAGCTCGCTTAGACCTTTGGCGATCGCCATTCGTCGTCCATGATCTTCATCGCACGGACTTTTCCTTAGAACACCTGCCCCGGCGCGAAGAACTACCTGAAAATCACACCCTAGTTGTATTAGCTGACGCTGACGCGCTTTACTTGGCTGATTTTTTTACTCAGCTTTACCATCGCTTTGGCAATCGTGTTCAATATCTTGGCGGTGGGGCCGGGATTCTAGGGGCAGAAACAGCCCAGCAACGACAGTGTGTTTTCACGAGCGAAAAAGGCATGATTGCAAATGCCGCCGTTCTCGCGTTGGTTGCTCAACCCTGCGTTGTTGGAGCACATCATGGTTGGGAAAGACTGCATGGACCACTCCTAGCCACTCGCAGTGAGGGCAAGATTCTGCATGAATTGAACTGGCAACCCGCTTTTGAAGTTTATCGCCAGGTGGTTGAAGCCCAGATCAACCAACCTTTGCATCCAAAAGACTTGGGCAGCCGACTCTCTCATGGTTTTCCACTTGGCATGCTGCAGCAAGGGGCAGAAGACATCGTCCGCCTACCCAGTACCGTCACAGAAGATGGTGGCATGGTTTGTATTGGCGGCATTCAGGCAAATTCCGTAGTGCATATATTGCACGGTCAACCTCAATCAGTGGTTCAGGCTGCGGACAAGACCCTAGCTTCATGCAAAAGCCAAATCTCATCGCCTCCAAACTGTCATATTGTCGTCAACTGCGTCACACGCTACTGGTTTTTAGAAGATTTAGGAGCCGAAGAACTGGCAACGATTCACCGCGGTCTCACGAGCGTAGAAAGTGCCCCGATGATTGGGGCTTTATTCAAAGGTGAAATTGCTTCCGATGGACGCAGCAGTCTAGCGATGTTGAACAAGTCACTCGCGATTGGCTCATTCATGTAA
- a CDS encoding DUF1565 domain-containing protein, whose product MSSISSTARYVSAFLSPCLLATGLSTLAIGVTAGQAFAQDNNPQLIAAKRQTHSYSFRYVNPRKGNDQNDGSLAAPFRTITQAITAAPENTIIVLAPGTYSATTGEQFPIVMKSGMTIQGQAANRGQAVIIKGSGTYLSRTFARQNITLLGANRAGLRGVTVTNPAPQGYGLWIESTSPVISDNTFIGSTHDGVSIVGSSAPILKNNYFTQNGANGITIYGHSRPEIIENTFDNTGFGINIAQHATPRLIGNRVTRNKDGILVQGNAQPILRQNTITDNDRNGLVAISQSRPHLGNKRDPGHNQFARNGKFDVNAVATNQTLPNVGNTIDKTTGKLDQQSTVAVATQPVRQFASIKPVQLKPSKMSSRIGSDTTDTAKPSVTIPPIDTSNLPLLRLPSIPKRLAPKLRPVARPVDQSQIRNFGNAATSRRSLPNVPELRVSKPSVLGGTAVATPATDSNSIPIAVPSPAINPTAAAPANGVVVVERDRAQTIRPAKNILPVPKGKIPVGNVGSAASVWRSQKSRPTVKPNFKLRVYVPKVSGDQLLKLRELVPGAFNATVNRQSVIQVGAFNDRQEAEELVKRLVDAGLAPVLDKY is encoded by the coding sequence ATGAGTTCTATCTCTTCAACCGCTCGTTACGTCAGCGCTTTCCTGTCCCCTTGCCTTCTGGCCACCGGTTTATCCACCTTGGCCATCGGCGTGACTGCCGGTCAGGCCTTCGCCCAGGATAATAATCCGCAACTGATCGCCGCCAAACGTCAAACGCACAGTTATAGCTTCCGCTACGTTAATCCCCGCAAGGGTAACGACCAGAACGATGGCAGTCTTGCCGCGCCATTTCGCACCATCACACAGGCAATCACTGCGGCCCCGGAAAATACGATTATTGTGCTGGCACCAGGCACCTACAGCGCCACCACTGGCGAACAATTTCCGATCGTCATGAAGTCGGGAATGACGATTCAAGGCCAAGCGGCAAATCGCGGTCAAGCAGTCATTATCAAAGGCAGCGGCACTTACCTCAGTCGCACCTTTGCGCGCCAAAACATCACACTACTCGGCGCCAATCGTGCGGGCCTCCGCGGCGTCACAGTGACCAATCCGGCCCCCCAGGGCTATGGCCTCTGGATTGAATCAACTAGCCCTGTCATCAGCGACAACACCTTTATTGGCAGCACTCATGATGGTGTGTCGATCGTCGGCAGCAGTGCGCCAATTCTCAAAAATAATTACTTCACCCAGAACGGGGCCAATGGCATCACGATTTATGGCCATTCGCGACCCGAGATTATTGAGAATACCTTCGACAATACGGGTTTTGGCATCAATATCGCCCAACATGCCACACCCCGACTAATCGGCAATCGCGTCACCCGGAATAAAGATGGCATCTTGGTTCAAGGCAATGCCCAACCAATTCTGCGCCAAAATACCATTACCGATAACGATCGCAATGGTCTCGTCGCCATTAGTCAATCCCGCCCCCATCTAGGGAACAAGCGCGATCCGGGCCACAATCAGTTTGCGCGCAACGGTAAGTTTGACGTCAATGCGGTCGCCACAAACCAGACCCTACCAAATGTTGGCAATACGATCGACAAGACAACTGGCAAGCTCGATCAGCAATCGACGGTTGCTGTGGCAACTCAGCCAGTACGTCAGTTTGCGAGCATCAAGCCAGTCCAACTCAAGCCGAGCAAAATGAGTTCGCGCATTGGCTCTGACACCACCGACACCGCCAAGCCGTCCGTCACCATTCCCCCGATTGATACCAGCAACCTACCACTCCTTCGCTTACCGTCAATTCCGAAACGCTTAGCACCAAAGTTGCGCCCCGTCGCCCGCCCCGTCGATCAGAGCCAAATCCGTAATTTTGGCAACGCGGCAACCAGTCGCCGATCGCTCCCCAACGTTCCCGAATTGCGCGTTTCAAAGCCCAGCGTCCTCGGCGGCACTGCCGTTGCTACGCCTGCAACCGATAGCAATAGCATTCCCATCGCGGTTCCATCGCCCGCGATTAATCCCACCGCTGCTGCTCCAGCAAATGGGGTAGTAGTCGTTGAGCGGGATCGCGCTCAAACCATCCGTCCGGCCAAAAATATTCTCCCGGTCCCCAAAGGCAAGATTCCCGTCGGTAATGTCGGTTCAGCCGCCTCCGTCTGGCGCAGTCAAAAGTCTCGCCCAACAGTAAAGCCAAACTTCAAACTGCGGGTATACGTACCGAAAGTTAGTGGTGACCAGCTGCTTAAACTCCGCGAACTCGTTCCAGGTGCATTCAATGCCACCGTCAATCGCCAATCTGTAATTCAGGTCGGCGCATTTAACGATCGCCAAGAAGCCGAAGAATTAGTCAAACGTCTAGTTGATGCTGGATTAGCCCCAGTACTTGATAAGTACTAA